ttatgttattcacttacacagctggacatttacggaggcaattgtgggttaagtactttgcccaagggtgcagcagcagtgctccagtggggaagcgaactagcaaccttttggttataagccatactccttaccactgtgctacactgccactgtctACTGTTAGAAAATCTCGAAATACATTTACACCATTCCCCTCCATTGTATTGCTTACAAACGAGTGGCCAGGATTATGTCAGGTGTGTAACGGCACACCATAAGCAATATTATGTCCTTCTGTTCTTCAGACTGTCTGCAGCAAGGATGACTGTCTCTTCCACCACAagctgctggagaaccaccacGACGTGTACTACTCCTGCAGGAGCGGCCTGCTGCTCAACCTGGAGGGGGCCAAGCAGGCGTTCGTGGCCGGGCAGAACCTGCCagcctcctccctcttcctgtcgGAGAAGAACACAGTGCCCCTGGAGCGTCTGCTGCACAGGGAGAAGAGGACCCGGCAGGTGGACCCGTCGGACCCGCTGCGCATGCTCACCCAGCCCGGAGAGGGCTCCGACTCCCAGGCCTACCAGGaccaggagcaggagcagaacCAGGACGGGGACCCCTCGGAGCCGGGCCGCGCCGTCTCCAAGGAGACCATCACCTCGGCCTTCCATGACGACCCTCTGCAGGTGCTCCACTCCATGAACCCCAGCAGCCCGCGGATAACGGGAACCCTGGGCTGAGAGGAGAGGCGGGGGTCGGGTGCTgggggcaggtgtgtggggggggagggggcagcggGGGTGGAGGGTGAGAGTAGGGGGGTCTCTATTACAGCTGGTCTGAAAAACCCACTGATTTAGATTTTACAAGCTACTACCAGGAGAATCCTTCTGACGACGGTACCGGACCTTTTACCTCTCTTCCTGTGTTAACAGCATAGATCCCGGCAAGTTTTAAAGCTTCCACTTCAGAATCTGTATCAGGCCACATGAAGGATGTAGACTAGCTGGAGCAGACTGAACCATCAGGGAAGGCAATACAAAAATACTGCTTATGCAAGATTTCGAGATGCACTTTGACACATTTGCATTACTAAATGGAACATcgtggtatgttttttttcctccatcagGAGTCTTATTGTAGTCCATGAATATTGACAGCTCATTGTGAGAAAAACTTTGTTTATAACCAGGAAGGAAGGTAATATTGTTAATATACATGATGtactgaaatctgttttttttaagt
The sequence above is a segment of the Megalops cyprinoides isolate fMegCyp1 chromosome 23, fMegCyp1.pri, whole genome shotgun sequence genome. Coding sequences within it:
- the fgf23 gene encoding fibroblast growth factor 23; translated protein: MWNAASSPNMHSSFIALCLAALQCFRLVDAFPNPSPLVGSNWGNPKRYVHLQTSSDISNFYLEITLSGQVRKTTSRSSYSVVLLKAEARDRLAIFGVKSNRYLCLDAEGNPFSSTVCSKDDCLFHHKLLENHHDVYYSCRSGLLLNLEGAKQAFVAGQNLPASSLFLSEKNTVPLERLLHREKRTRQVDPSDPLRMLTQPGEGSDSQAYQDQEQEQNQDGDPSEPGRAVSKETITSAFHDDPLQVLHSMNPSSPRITGTLG